Within Topomyia yanbarensis strain Yona2022 chromosome 2, ASM3024719v1, whole genome shotgun sequence, the genomic segment GTTCACAACTCCTCACCATCCCTACTGAATGGAATTAATCATTTTCTTCGTCATTTGGTGGAAAATATGCTGAGAAATTTTGTATTAAATATCGGAATATTAAGATATGCATTAATAACGGAAAATAGTACTTTAAAAAATCTTATGAAAACGGTTCGGAAAAAGGGAAAATATCCAGCCCATCTCTGCCAGAGCCATCAATGCATATAGTGTACCAATCGAGCAGTTTTAAATATGGGTCCGCTCCAgatttgtttttattgttattcGTATTGAGCTGCTTGAAGCGAACATAGCATTTCCTCGAAGGACTGTAGAATACCGGATGGTGGAGACGaaacattcgttttggttatacagcgaagacccgtttttattagccccttggtgaattctAGGCTGAttaaacagggacattgatgaaatcgggacatatacactaaggtttttatgcgttttttgcgcggatttttaaatttacgcggtttatatttacgcggatttttttaatttacgcggtatccattaacgaggttcccattaacgcggattcttaaatttacacggtcttaatttacgcggattttgaaatttacgcggttttcaattACGCGACcggtatcccccgcgtaaaaaaacctgagtgtattgagACATTCGccgaaacgtacacgccgcaccaacCGCTTACTAAACGCCGCTTTAAGGTTACCAGCAAGTTTTTTGTGTAACTAgtacttgtatttgctatttgcagtAATAATAAGCCTcgcattttggtttaaacgcaaagacaatttttaaagTAGAATTTGATTGATAAGCATAtctcattaaacaaattttatcacCTCCGTaatctaaaaataatttttgaatgttACTGAGCGTGATTAATTTGGCACCCCTTGCATCTGGTATACTCAACCTTCACAAAACgatgcataacgaagggctgatTTTTGGAACAACTTGTTTACTCATTCatcccttcgttatgcaaatttGCAACATTATGACAGATTGGCCAAGCGCGGTGTTTCATGAAGCGCGACCGTTTCTTTCGAtcaggaaaggccgcgtggaattttgggggAAATGAactaatatttttattaaaaaccgaagctcttaaaatattctttttcagtccctagatataaccctttctgattatttagtttaaatttcccttaagggggtcaaaattaaaaaaaaaggaaatttttattttccatatttcggatctctaagataagaaaaatgtgctcaagaaaggatttactcgaattcaatatggttcgtctgctagagcccatcaaactatcaactatcaattttcatatgaagctgacaaaatcgggggctgataaagtCGGGTATTCACTGTACTAGTATTAGAAGACGAATGGAATGGAAAGAAAACGATAGTAGGGCATATTCGCACTATTCTACATAAAAATCGGTCGGTCGAATTTTCTCATCATTCATTTGACCATCGTTGTACTATCAGCAATAGTGAGGCAGCATGTTTCGCGTCATGACCCGTAGCGAAGAGTTTGCCCGCAAGTTTATCGGAGGTGAAGTAGTTGATGACGATAAGAAGCCCTGTCGCTATCAACTACCCATCAGGAACTGTCGTCCCGCCAGAAACTCGCAACTAGgtcaacggagcaactaatcaaTAGGCTGCTTTTCTAgtgtctggttcgtgagattgcgCAGGactttaaagtcgatttacgcttacaaaactcaacCGTAATGGCACCATGTTATTTCAAATCTAATGATTCCGttgaatatcattttaaaacaaCATGTCCGAAGCGTAggcacgacactccggttatgatACAAACATTACGTCAATGCATCGGTGTTAACTAATCCTCCAGTTTCGTCAGTACAATCTGTTTCGAATTCTCCAAGAACTTTAGAGTCGATTGGATAGTCATACAGAGAATTCAGTTTCAAAATTTGTTTGCATATCATATTGAtgctattattttgtttttgcattCTCATGATtcggtaatttttttcattgtagtGTACAAAGGTGTCAGGCGGATCTATGCTTAGTTTTTCTGTTATGATAGATTTGTAATATTGTGTTCTAGGTACCTATACGAGGTATACGAGTAAATGATGAATAGTATTGGAAATTCTCCTGCTTTCGATTCCTCAGTTGCTTTAGAAGATTCGGAGCATTTTTTGTCATCTTAATTATTTTTGTAGGTAATTTCCATACGCTAATGCAGAGGAACTATCCAATGGAGCTCGAAAACATTCACGCGCTGAATGAATTGCGGTGGGTCGCACAGTATGTGAATTGCACAATGAAGCAATAGAAAATGTCATGTTTCCTGATATTTTAGAAAAGAATTGGTCCAGTATACAGTACATTTTGTCGGAATTCAGGGGCTTTGTAGTGAGGAGACTCATCTAGCACTCGCGGTCTTCATACAAAATCGGAGCGGATCTGTTTCCGAATTATAGTTATTCTCCCgtgaattttaattttatcaGTTTCTGATATCAAGTATGATTTGTTTAGTGTATTTAGTGGAACGATGCATCTGTACGTAATGAAGCGTGTAGATTGAGGAAAAACAACGCGTGGTTCAATTTTTCATCCTCCTGTTAAGCATTTGGGGTTGAATCCCATAGGCGACACTATATCCAAGATGAAACATTTGGCTTGCGCATCGAAAATTTGTTGACCGATGCTAAACGTATATAATCTGTTCCACATCCGATGGCCATTTAATAAATTACTGTAGTTTGGTTGCAAATTCAGCCAAATACTCATGGACATCTGGTGGCTTGCCCGAGCTGTAAAAGATGGCAATCTGCGAATGGTATGATACCAAAGTACTTTAATGAGGATTGACCATCAACCATTCCTagaacgttttgaaattcacacGCCATCAATGCCTACGCGGAGTATAAAATGATCAACCTTATCGTCAACGTTATTTATGACcatcatattttttatattaaaatacAAAACACTTCGTATTACGTGAAATTCTTCAATGCTTTGCTAGCTGAATTGTGGTATACCTTGGTAGAAAAATAGGTGcaaggaaaacaattttatcaaccTTACATTGAGAACGCTGATGTATGGAGTACCAATAATAAATtcgaaaacaaacatttttttgtaaactaAGCATCAAAATATAGTACTGTCTTCTTTGGTTTCCATTGATGTTTGCAATTTGGAACCTTAACCTCCTTTTAAATGTACATTGAtttgaaaatcttgaaaaataCACACTATAGCGTAATTTACCTTCAATAAATGTACTGCAACGGAATAAAAATAACGCCCGAATTTATCCTCGaaaattggattttttaaaAGGTAGGTTGCAGTACCTTCATCGCGTTGAATCAGATTAGCTGGAacggaaaaaaaaagttttgcgtTAAGTGCAAAATTATTCTTCTTGGAAACAAGATATTGAAAATGTAAATAtggtgaaaattaaacaaatgggattttcgattgattgacaccggtgtagtggattgcactggttttgcactttctaacggaagtgtcaatggaacatacccagttttctgcacttctgctagaaagtgcaaaaacggtgcagtttcagtgcactccactacaccggtgtcaatcaatcgaaaaccccaaaaGATAAACAAAAGAGAACCGGTGAGACGAATCTGCCTGCCATAATTGGCAGGAGTATAGCTGAATTCTGGCAGCGTCATgttgataattttgacagctgccggaATCCTGACGAATTTCTGCTAGCTGCCCGATTTTCTTCCAAGTGGGATCTGCTCTTTGCTAACATAGGCTTTTTGAATAGAGTGTAATACAAGGTAGTCCCATTTCATTTTAGATTCATTACAGAGAAAAATTGCAATCAGCCAAAACAAATTGGGATCGAAGGGTGGTTGTCCTGGTTTtgggatggcgatgaccttcacttacccttaaggttgaacagagaaagtgctaaaatcgaaaactaaaacagcagttttttttccattccgtgtggtagatcttcataaaaatcaatcagcttatgtagaatattgttacagtactgctgattgatttttataaagttctaacacacggtgtggaaaaaaactgcgttGCGATAGGTTGCGTGTTCGCTGTTCTGGCCAACAAAGCTGTTTCAACTGCTCTGGAGAACATCAAGGTGAAGAAGAATGTCGAGCATCTCTGTTTTGCTTCAATTGTAAAGGTGCTCACCGACCAACAAGCCGCCAATGTCCGAATTACAAGAAGCAAGTAGAGGTCATCAAAATGAAAATTCGCGACAATCTGACATTCCCAGAAGCGCGCAAACTAGCTGAACAGCAAAATCAAGGAAGTTACGCCCAGACTGCAGTGCAACCAAGCGAGATCCTATATAAATTGAAAGAGTTGGAGTTGACTATGACGAAGAAGAATGAGCAGATCATTAAACTTCTGACAGAGAACAAACGCAAGGAAGAGAAAATCGAGCAAATGATGACGTACATACACCAGATGAAACAACAGTCCGCGAATCAAGAAAAACCCCAGCACAGCAAAGAACAGAAACTAGCGAACCAGACAGCCGGGCCAATTACGAAATCTAGGGCCAACTCACCAGTGACTAATACGGATTCGAAACGAGGAAGACCGCAGAAGCAACATACTTCGTTCAGCAAACCCACGGCAACTTCACCGGATAATAAGAGCCCACCACCAAAGAAAAGCGctaccactaccaccaacgaaatTATGGGTCATTCAGACGATGACATTGAGATTACGGAGACGCCTCCTCGATAATTAtccagcctcttcgataattaTCATTTTCATCATCGTTTGGATCCCGAGGccaacccacgcacgaatactgactACGAGATGGATCGGTTTGGAAGTGAGGACtgtgtagtactccttccaacgcaagcatAGCAGAATGAAGAAACTATCCGGGTCGTCATACCCCAAtccgttgatagtgaattcacctctgtggccgaaAGGAACACCGATTTTACCACTTCAACCAACAAATCCCCGCAAATCAGAGCAACTCGATCGTCATCTCCGAGAAAATGAGCATAGTTGCACAAAAGCCATTCCCAATGCCTACCGCAAACAGTATTCGTgagcataatagtgtagtttgtacgacagcagTTGGCACTGTAGGGCTGGACCTTCCTCGGGTCAGTTCTGAAGTTGTCAGTCCCCTCACAGGTACTGCTCATTTTGATGTTCTTCCAGGTTTGACTGACAACATTGATGATACGCTCTTTCCACATCACCACTTGCTTTTGTCCGAAGAAAGCCCATCAAGATCCTTTCTGAATAATTCAAGCGCTGAAATGTTCCAGTTCTCCGTTAATTGTACCGTATTAGCACCAGATACCGTTCTTCCTGCCTGCGAAGCGCAGCTGTTTACGAGAGACACCTAGTCCAGCTGCATTACATACATCCCACGTAATGTCGTCTCTTCGGTCACCGGGACTCTTTCTGCCAGTGACGAGCAGCCGTCCCGGTTCTGTGGTGGAGATGGGACGAGGGGTCTTCCGCAACCCTACCTCAGGCAAGTACAATGCATCTGTGAGCTCTTCcttgcctcaaagctcttcgatttccagcaTTGGTCAACGACGAGCTAAACTGCtgctatactaccaaaatgaTGGTGGTATTAATTCAATCGTCGAGCAATACCGTCTTGAAGTTTCCGATAAGAGTTTTGACATCATTGTCTTCGTCGAAACATGGTTgaacgatgacacgctttccagtcaggtgttcGGTACAGAATACGAGGTGTTTCGCTGTGACCGGAGCCCTAGCAACAGCCGAAAATCCACCGGAGGCGGCGTATTAGTAGCGGTTAAAACCAGCTTGAAGGCAAGATTCGTCGAGAACACTTCTTGGGTTTGTCTAGAGCAGGTTTGGACAATTATCGAGCTTGGCGACGgtaagttgtacttgtgtgcgttgtatgttccacccgaccgcgctcgtgataccgaatacgttgaagcacaatgcagctcagtttttactatcctcgaagatgctaacgctgttgatgagatcatggtaCTAGGAAATTTTAATCTTCCTA encodes:
- the LOC131679914 gene encoding uncharacterized protein LOC131679914, yielding MKIRDNLTFPEARKLAEQQNQGSYAQTAVQPSEILYKLKELELTMTKKNEQIIKLLTENKRKEEKIEQMMTYIHQMKQQSANQEKPQHSKEQKLANQTAGPITKSRANSPVTNTDSKRGRPQKQHTSFSKPTATSPDNKSPPPKKSATTTTNEIMGHSDDDIEITETPPR